A section of the Rhodothermus profundi genome encodes:
- a CDS encoding inositol-3-phosphate synthase: protein MSEAVFIRPPEGKLLVLTPGLGAVATTFMAGVEAVRQGRARPYGSLTQMQTIRLGRRSAGRNPLIKEFLPLAELEDLVFGAWDIFPDDAYEAAVRAQVLEAQDLKPLEDFLRTIRPMPAAFDRRYVRRLDGPNVKQARTKKELADMLREDIRRTIEETGASRAVMIWCGSTEVYTRPSECHRSVEAFEAGMEANDPSITPSQLYAYAAIMEGVPYANGAPNLSADVPALEQLAIEKGVPIAGKDFKTGQTMLKTALAPALKVRMLGVRGWFSTNILGNRDGEVLDDIDSFRAKEVTKAGVLDTILQPDLYPELYGDLYHKVRINFYPPRGDAKESWDNIDIFGWMGYPMQIKVNFLCRDSILAAPIVLDLALFLDLAARAGLKGIQEWLSFYFKSPHVQEGHVPEHDLFIQHIRLKNTLRVLGGESPITHLSEEFELYENLK, encoded by the coding sequence ATGAGCGAAGCTGTTTTCATTCGGCCTCCAGAGGGTAAGTTGCTGGTGCTGACGCCCGGCCTGGGCGCGGTGGCCACAACGTTTATGGCAGGGGTCGAAGCCGTTCGGCAGGGACGCGCGCGTCCTTATGGATCGTTAACCCAGATGCAGACAATTCGGCTTGGACGCCGATCGGCTGGACGCAACCCCCTGATCAAGGAATTTCTTCCGCTGGCAGAACTTGAGGATCTGGTCTTTGGCGCCTGGGACATTTTCCCAGACGACGCCTATGAGGCGGCTGTGCGGGCTCAGGTGCTTGAGGCGCAGGACCTAAAGCCCCTGGAAGATTTCCTGCGCACGATTCGGCCAATGCCGGCCGCTTTTGACCGGCGGTACGTGCGTCGGCTAGACGGGCCCAATGTGAAGCAAGCCCGTACCAAAAAGGAGCTGGCCGACATGCTCCGCGAGGACATCCGGCGCACAATTGAGGAGACCGGGGCCAGTCGGGCGGTGATGATCTGGTGTGGCTCGACCGAAGTGTACACCCGACCCTCCGAGTGTCATCGCTCGGTGGAGGCCTTCGAAGCTGGCATGGAAGCGAATGACCCTTCTATTACGCCTTCTCAGCTCTACGCCTATGCCGCTATCATGGAGGGCGTGCCGTACGCCAACGGTGCGCCTAACCTGTCAGCCGATGTGCCGGCGCTGGAGCAACTGGCCATAGAAAAGGGCGTCCCGATTGCTGGAAAGGACTTTAAAACCGGCCAGACAATGCTCAAGACAGCACTGGCACCGGCGCTCAAGGTGCGCATGCTGGGCGTGCGGGGCTGGTTTTCGACAAACATTCTGGGGAACCGCGACGGCGAGGTGCTTGACGACATCGACAGTTTCCGGGCGAAGGAAGTAACCAAAGCCGGCGTGCTCGACACGATTCTGCAGCCCGATCTGTACCCAGAACTGTACGGCGATCTGTACCACAAGGTACGTATCAACTTTTACCCGCCCCGCGGGGATGCAAAAGAGAGCTGGGATAACATCGACATTTTTGGCTGGATGGGCTACCCGATGCAGATCAAGGTCAACTTCCTGTGTCGGGATTCCATTCTGGCTGCGCCGATTGTGCTGGATCTGGCCCTGTTCCTGGATCTGGCAGCGCGGGCAGGTTTGAAAGGCATCCAGGAGTGGCTGTCGTTCTATTTCAAAAGCCCACATGTGCAGGAAGGACACGTGCCGGAGCACGATCTGTTTATCCAGCACATTCGGCTGAAAAACACCCTGCGCGTACTGGGTGGGGAGTCGCCGATTACGCACCTTTCAGAGGAATTTGAGCTGTACGAAAACCTGAAATGA
- a CDS encoding CDP-alcohol phosphatidyltransferase family protein, which produces MDNTAEAQRAWRTPEIEEPTNRYVIHPLSWALVQRLARWGVHPNTVSLVGLALGAGAAVAYYHYTAWQASVLGFLLMIGWHVMDGADGQLARLTGRTSEIGKVLDGLCDHGTFVLIYLSLALATYPSAGWMAWVLAVLAGGSHVVQASTYEFQRQSYDYWVHNKRSARPVTPEAFYKTLAQKRGLARWMGWLYWTYLRVQYGVGAADRELMQLLEKALAQLGYPEKVRQMYRFVHRPLVRRWALMSSNYRTLAIFFACLYGKPLAFFVFELVGLNLIFLVLVIQQRIRNRRFRSWLRRQLEAKPADVWLSR; this is translated from the coding sequence ATGGACAACACCGCGGAAGCGCAACGCGCCTGGCGCACGCCAGAGATTGAAGAGCCAACGAACCGGTATGTAATTCATCCGCTGAGCTGGGCACTGGTGCAGCGGCTGGCGCGGTGGGGGGTACATCCGAACACGGTATCGCTGGTGGGGCTGGCACTGGGGGCCGGCGCGGCCGTGGCCTATTACCACTACACCGCCTGGCAGGCCTCGGTGCTGGGCTTTTTGCTGATGATAGGGTGGCACGTCATGGACGGTGCCGATGGGCAGTTGGCCCGGCTTACAGGACGCACCTCTGAGATTGGGAAAGTGCTTGACGGGCTCTGCGACCACGGCACGTTCGTGCTGATCTACCTCAGTCTGGCCCTGGCAACGTATCCATCAGCGGGCTGGATGGCCTGGGTGCTGGCTGTGCTGGCCGGAGGCAGCCACGTGGTGCAGGCAAGCACCTATGAATTTCAGCGGCAGTCGTACGACTACTGGGTGCATAACAAACGGAGCGCGCGGCCAGTAACGCCCGAAGCGTTCTACAAAACGCTTGCGCAGAAACGAGGACTGGCCCGCTGGATGGGGTGGCTCTACTGGACGTATCTGCGCGTGCAGTACGGCGTAGGGGCTGCCGACCGGGAGCTGATGCAGTTGCTGGAAAAGGCACTGGCGCAGCTTGGATATCCTGAGAAAGTGCGGCAGATGTACCGTTTCGTACATCGGCCGCTGGTGCGGCGCTGGGCGCTGATGAGTTCAAACTATCGTACGTTGGCTATCTTTTTCGCCTGCCTGTATGGCAAGCCGCTGGCTTTTTTTGTGTTTGAACTGGTAGGACTCAATCTGATCTTCCTGGTACTGGTCATCCAGCAGCGCATCCGGAACCGGAGGTTCCGATCCTGGTTGCGCCGCCAGTTAGAAGCAAAGCCAGCGGACGTCTGGCTGTCAAGGTAA
- the rnr gene encoding ribonuclease R → MARKKKTTSQKKASAAKPKRSPTRLQIRRAILSLLRNNAHRAYRPKELAKLLALRDYEAYQRFWEVLSELEHQHLIARVKGGRYTYERRPYRVEGILRVHPQGYGFVEIQGQEEEDIYISEAHMGTALDGDRVLVGLAAPARGDRRREGEVLKVLERRRTRTVGTFHPRGAFALVVPDDPRLTRDIYVPREAFNGAHAGDKVVVSIDRFDDPKGSPEGRVLEVLGPASDPRVQVLALALSKDVRTGFPEAVLQEAARIPETIPEREYRRRLDLRDREVFTIDPSDAKDFDDALHLRRLPNGHIEVGVHIADVSYYVRPGSALDEEAYQRGTSVYLVDRVIPMLPEKLSNQVCSLRPGEDKLTYSVLIELTPAARVVRYQIRETIIHSRQRFTYEEAQSIIDGADHPLAEPVRLAHELAQRLRAARMQAGAIDFDLPEVKVELDEAGNPVRIYRKARLAAHQLIEEFMLLANRLVAETIGKRPAAPPFVYRIHDRPDAEKIRQLAHYVRVFGYRLEIEDGSVSSKALNELLQHVKGTPEEPVIEEAALRAMAKARYSTQNIGHYGLAFDFYTHFTSPIRRYPDLMVHRLLKAYLKKGTSASAVDADALEMRCQHCSERERAAEEAERDSIRLKQVQYMQQHVGDCFRGVVSSVTNFGVFVELEDVWVEGLVHVRDMGDDYYEYDERRYTLRGLYTGKRYRPGDVVEVMVVRADPATRQIDLRFVEPISDHESQAATPRRRRRRKRAQAPGAGR, encoded by the coding sequence TTGGCACGCAAGAAAAAAACGACCTCACAGAAAAAAGCAAGCGCGGCAAAGCCCAAACGCTCGCCTACCCGACTGCAAATCCGGCGGGCCATCCTCTCGCTGTTGCGTAATAATGCCCACCGAGCATACCGACCTAAAGAGCTGGCCAAGTTGCTGGCGCTGCGGGACTATGAAGCTTACCAGCGCTTCTGGGAAGTGCTTTCCGAGCTAGAGCATCAACATCTAATTGCCCGCGTCAAAGGAGGACGTTACACCTACGAACGCCGGCCTTACCGCGTAGAAGGCATCCTGCGCGTGCACCCTCAGGGCTATGGATTTGTGGAAATTCAAGGCCAGGAAGAGGAGGACATCTACATCAGCGAGGCGCACATGGGCACGGCGCTCGATGGCGATCGCGTACTAGTGGGGCTGGCCGCGCCGGCCCGCGGCGACCGTCGCCGCGAAGGAGAAGTGCTCAAGGTGTTAGAGCGCCGGCGGACCCGCACCGTGGGGACCTTCCATCCTCGGGGGGCTTTCGCCTTGGTGGTGCCCGATGACCCGCGCCTGACGCGCGACATCTATGTGCCTCGCGAAGCCTTTAACGGCGCCCATGCCGGCGACAAGGTGGTGGTTTCTATTGATCGCTTCGACGACCCCAAAGGGTCGCCTGAAGGGCGCGTGCTTGAAGTGCTTGGTCCAGCCAGTGATCCGCGGGTGCAGGTGCTGGCGCTGGCGCTCAGCAAAGATGTGCGCACCGGCTTTCCCGAAGCCGTGCTTCAGGAAGCAGCGCGCATTCCGGAAACGATCCCTGAACGCGAATACCGCCGCCGGCTGGATCTGCGCGACCGTGAGGTCTTCACAATTGACCCCTCCGACGCTAAAGACTTTGACGATGCGCTTCACCTGCGGCGCCTGCCTAATGGCCATATCGAAGTTGGCGTGCACATTGCAGACGTCAGCTATTACGTTCGTCCCGGCTCTGCGCTGGATGAGGAGGCGTACCAGCGCGGCACCAGTGTCTACCTTGTAGACCGTGTGATTCCGATGCTCCCCGAAAAGCTTTCGAACCAGGTCTGCTCGCTCCGGCCGGGCGAAGATAAGCTGACGTATTCGGTGCTCATCGAGCTGACGCCTGCCGCCCGGGTGGTTCGCTACCAGATCCGCGAAACCATTATCCATTCGCGCCAGCGCTTCACCTACGAAGAAGCGCAGAGCATTATCGACGGCGCGGATCATCCACTGGCCGAGCCGGTGCGACTGGCCCATGAGCTGGCGCAACGGCTGCGCGCAGCCCGCATGCAAGCCGGCGCAATTGATTTCGATCTGCCTGAAGTAAAGGTTGAACTAGATGAAGCAGGCAATCCGGTACGCATCTATCGCAAAGCCCGATTGGCTGCTCACCAGCTCATCGAAGAGTTTATGCTGCTGGCCAATCGGCTGGTGGCTGAGACCATTGGCAAGCGTCCCGCAGCCCCTCCTTTTGTCTACCGCATCCATGACCGGCCTGACGCCGAAAAAATTCGCCAGCTTGCGCACTACGTGCGCGTTTTTGGGTACCGGTTGGAGATAGAAGATGGGAGCGTCTCCTCGAAAGCGCTCAATGAACTGCTTCAACATGTAAAGGGAACGCCCGAGGAACCTGTTATTGAAGAGGCAGCCCTCCGGGCTATGGCCAAAGCCCGCTATTCCACGCAGAACATTGGCCACTATGGACTGGCATTTGACTTTTACACGCATTTTACCAGTCCGATTCGTCGGTATCCCGACCTGATGGTGCACCGTCTGCTGAAGGCATATCTAAAGAAAGGGACCAGCGCATCGGCTGTTGACGCAGACGCGCTGGAAATGCGCTGCCAGCATTGCTCCGAACGTGAACGCGCCGCCGAAGAAGCTGAGCGCGATTCGATTCGGCTCAAGCAGGTGCAGTACATGCAGCAGCACGTGGGCGATTGTTTTCGAGGCGTTGTTAGCAGCGTAACCAACTTTGGCGTGTTTGTCGAACTTGAAGACGTCTGGGTAGAAGGTCTCGTGCACGTGCGCGACATGGGCGACGACTACTATGAGTATGACGAGCGTCGGTACACGTTACGTGGACTGTACACCGGTAAGCGGTACCGGCCCGGAGATGTGGTGGAGGTGATGGTCGTGCGAGCCGATCCGGCTACTCGACAGATCGACCTGCGCTTTGTCGAACCGATTTCAGACCACGAGAGCCAGGCAGCTACGCCGCGTCGCCGTCGTCGGCGAAAGCGCGCGCAAGCGCCCGGCGCTGGGCGCTGA
- the pckA gene encoding phosphoenolpyruvate carboxykinase (ATP), which produces MTMTMDLTAYGLRVPHVLRNPSPAVLYEEAVRYDARAAIVSSGALACTSGAKTGRSPADKRIVEHPDSQENIWWGPINIPLDEHTFLINRERAIDYLNTRDRLYVIDGFAGWAPKYRIKVRVICERPYHALFMHNMLIRPTREELAQFGEPDYVIYNAGRFPANRYTSHMTSKTSVDLSFERGEMVILGTEYAGEMKKGIFTVMNYLMPLRGVLSMHCSANEGPDGDVTLFFGLSGTGKTTLSADPKRRLIGDDEHCWTDEGVFNIEGGCYAKVINLSPEGEPQIYNAIRFGTVLENVVFDPETREVDYADASITENTRASYPIEFIDNAKIPCMGGHPRHIIFLTYDAFGVLPPVARLTPEQAMYHFISGYTAKVAGTEVGVTEPQATFSACFGAAFLVWHPFKYAEMLAERMRRHNTQAWLINTGLTGGPYGVGRRIKLAHTRAIIDAIHDGTLAQMPTVVDERFGFAIPTRCPGIPEEILQPRNTWSDPAAYDEMADRLARLFAQNFEKYRAGCSREVAEAGPRVVNV; this is translated from the coding sequence ATGACTATGACGATGGATTTGACAGCCTACGGACTGCGCGTGCCGCATGTGCTGCGCAACCCCTCGCCGGCCGTGCTCTACGAAGAAGCCGTTCGCTATGATGCCCGTGCAGCTATTGTCAGCAGCGGCGCGCTGGCCTGTACGTCTGGTGCCAAAACAGGGCGCAGCCCGGCCGACAAACGCATTGTCGAACATCCCGACAGCCAGGAAAACATCTGGTGGGGGCCCATTAACATTCCGCTTGACGAACATACCTTTCTGATCAACCGTGAACGTGCCATTGATTACCTGAACACGCGGGACCGGTTGTACGTGATTGACGGCTTTGCTGGATGGGCGCCCAAGTATCGGATCAAAGTGCGCGTCATCTGCGAGCGCCCTTACCATGCCCTCTTCATGCATAACATGTTGATTCGCCCCACGCGCGAGGAATTGGCCCAGTTTGGAGAACCAGACTACGTCATCTACAACGCGGGGCGTTTCCCTGCCAACCGCTACACCTCTCACATGACCTCCAAAACCAGTGTGGATCTCTCCTTCGAGCGGGGCGAAATGGTAATCCTGGGTACCGAGTACGCCGGTGAAATGAAAAAAGGCATTTTCACGGTTATGAATTATCTGATGCCTCTCCGCGGCGTGCTCTCCATGCACTGCTCCGCTAACGAAGGTCCAGACGGGGACGTAACGTTGTTTTTTGGTCTTTCCGGTACTGGTAAGACCACCCTGTCGGCCGATCCCAAACGTCGACTCATCGGTGATGACGAGCACTGCTGGACCGACGAGGGTGTTTTCAACATTGAGGGAGGTTGCTATGCAAAGGTGATCAATCTTTCTCCCGAAGGGGAGCCGCAGATCTACAACGCCATTCGCTTTGGGACTGTGCTCGAAAACGTGGTCTTTGACCCGGAAACGCGCGAGGTAGACTATGCCGACGCCTCCATTACCGAAAACACGCGGGCCTCTTATCCAATCGAATTCATTGACAACGCCAAAATCCCGTGCATGGGAGGCCATCCCCGCCACATCATTTTCCTGACGTACGATGCCTTCGGCGTGCTTCCCCCCGTGGCGCGGCTAACGCCCGAACAGGCCATGTATCATTTCATCAGCGGCTACACGGCCAAGGTAGCGGGCACTGAGGTCGGCGTAACGGAGCCCCAGGCAACTTTTTCGGCCTGCTTCGGCGCGGCTTTTCTCGTATGGCATCCGTTCAAATATGCAGAAATGCTGGCCGAGCGCATGCGGCGCCATAACACGCAGGCCTGGCTGATCAATACAGGCCTGACAGGGGGACCTTACGGCGTAGGCCGCCGCATCAAGCTGGCCCATACTCGGGCTATCATTGATGCCATTCACGACGGCACGCTGGCGCAAATGCCAACGGTTGTGGACGAACGCTTCGGGTTTGCCATTCCCACGCGTTGCCCTGGCATTCCGGAGGAAATCCTGCAGCCCCGCAACACGTGGAGTGATCCGGCAGCCTACGATGAAATGGCCGACCGCCTGGCCCGGCTGTTTGCTCAGAACTTTGAAAAATATCGCGCTGGATGCTCCCGAGAAGTAGCGGAGGCCGGTCCACGCGTCGTTAACGTGTAA
- the hemL gene encoding glutamate-1-semialdehyde 2,1-aminomutase, whose amino-acid sequence MQLSESQALFKAAQQVIPGGVNSPVRAFGSVGGTPPFIARAQGAYVEDVDGNRYIDYVGSWGPMLFGHADPDVVQAIQEAASRSPSFGAPTELEVRVAELICELVPSIEMVRLVNSGTEATMSAVRLARAYTGRSKIIKFEGHYHGHADFFLIAAGSGALTFGQPNSPGVTPGTAQDTLLARFNDLAHVEQLIAANAGEIAAIILEPVAGNMGCVPPEPGFLEGLRALCDRHGIVLIFDEVMTGFRVARGGAQERYGVRPDLTTLGKVIGGGLPVGAYGGRREIMEYVAPRGPVYQAGTLSGNPLAMAAGYAMLRKIADTPDLYERLETFGAALEAGVRENLKGLGLDLYFTRVGAMATLFFTSERVVDYETARRCDTRRFARYFHAMLEEGIYLPPSQFEAFFFSIAHGERELEQTLSAQRRALARAFADDGDAA is encoded by the coding sequence ATGCAGTTGTCGGAGAGCCAGGCGCTTTTCAAAGCGGCGCAACAGGTCATTCCCGGAGGGGTTAATTCTCCAGTTCGAGCTTTTGGCAGCGTAGGAGGAACGCCGCCTTTTATTGCACGGGCGCAGGGCGCCTACGTGGAGGACGTAGACGGTAACCGATACATCGATTACGTAGGCTCCTGGGGGCCTATGCTCTTTGGACATGCTGATCCAGACGTGGTGCAGGCCATCCAGGAGGCAGCCAGTCGGTCCCCTTCGTTCGGAGCTCCCACCGAGCTGGAAGTGCGTGTGGCCGAACTGATCTGTGAGCTGGTGCCCTCTATCGAAATGGTGCGCCTGGTCAACTCCGGTACGGAGGCCACGATGAGTGCGGTTCGGCTGGCACGCGCCTATACCGGGCGCTCCAAGATTATCAAATTTGAGGGCCACTACCATGGGCATGCTGACTTCTTCCTGATTGCGGCTGGAAGTGGTGCGCTCACGTTTGGGCAGCCCAATTCGCCCGGCGTTACACCCGGTACGGCGCAGGACACGCTGCTTGCCCGCTTCAATGATCTGGCGCACGTCGAGCAGTTAATCGCAGCCAATGCCGGTGAGATAGCCGCCATTATTCTGGAGCCAGTAGCCGGCAACATGGGCTGCGTGCCGCCAGAGCCCGGCTTCCTGGAAGGTCTGCGGGCGCTGTGCGATCGGCATGGCATCGTGCTCATCTTTGACGAGGTAATGACGGGCTTCCGCGTGGCGCGGGGAGGCGCGCAGGAGCGCTATGGCGTGCGTCCTGATCTGACGACGCTGGGCAAGGTCATTGGGGGGGGCCTGCCGGTCGGAGCCTACGGCGGACGCCGGGAGATCATGGAGTATGTTGCTCCTCGGGGACCCGTTTACCAGGCCGGCACCCTCTCAGGTAATCCGCTGGCTATGGCAGCGGGCTATGCTATGCTGCGTAAAATTGCCGATACGCCGGACCTGTACGAACGGCTGGAGACTTTTGGCGCAGCGCTGGAAGCCGGCGTCCGAGAAAACTTGAAAGGACTGGGACTGGACCTGTACTTCACACGGGTGGGCGCTATGGCGACGCTCTTCTTTACGTCCGAGCGGGTCGTGGACTACGAAACAGCCCGTCGCTGCGACACGCGGCGCTTTGCTCGGTACTTTCATGCTATGCTGGAAGAGGGGATCTACCTGCCGCCCTCGCAATTTGAGGCGTTCTTCTTTTCAATAGCCCATGGCGAACGGGAACTTGAGCAGACGCTCAGCGCCCAGCGCCGGGCGCTTGCGCGCGCTTTCGCCGACGACGGCGACGCGGCGTAG
- a CDS encoding phosphocholine cytidylyltransferase family protein, with translation MMQNGTGPRTGIVLAAGLGSRLAGARPGFHLKPLTPVAGMPLILRTLRSVALAGCRDVVIVVGYHGDEVQEAVTQHYRGPLRVHFAYNPHYELQNGLSVLAARPYVHEAPFLLTMADHVLGDELMMLVRTHRPPSDGATLLVDYRIDQVFDLDDATKVQVEHGWIVDIGKHLTDYNAIDTGVFICTFALMEALERVYREQGDASLSDGVRQLARARRMAALDIGDSFWQDVDTPEMLAYAERRLLEMTPSVRS, from the coding sequence ATGATGCAGAATGGCACAGGCCCCCGGACGGGTATCGTACTAGCTGCCGGACTGGGCTCGCGGCTGGCGGGCGCTCGCCCCGGCTTTCATCTAAAGCCCCTGACTCCGGTAGCAGGTATGCCGTTAATCCTGCGGACGCTGCGCAGCGTAGCGCTGGCCGGTTGCCGGGACGTGGTCATCGTGGTGGGTTACCACGGGGATGAGGTCCAGGAAGCGGTGACGCAGCACTACCGAGGACCGCTGCGGGTGCATTTTGCTTACAATCCGCATTACGAATTGCAGAATGGTCTTTCTGTGCTGGCCGCGCGGCCTTACGTCCACGAAGCACCTTTTCTGCTTACGATGGCCGACCATGTGCTGGGGGACGAACTCATGATGCTGGTGCGCACGCACCGGCCACCCAGCGACGGCGCTACGCTGCTGGTGGATTACCGGATCGACCAGGTTTTCGACCTGGACGATGCCACCAAGGTGCAGGTTGAGCATGGTTGGATTGTGGACATTGGCAAGCACCTGACCGATTATAACGCCATTGATACGGGCGTCTTTATCTGCACCTTTGCCCTGATGGAGGCGCTGGAGCGCGTCTATCGGGAGCAGGGGGATGCGTCGCTGTCCGACGGCGTGCGCCAGTTGGCACGGGCGCGTCGCATGGCTGCTCTTGATATTGGCGACAGCTTCTGGCAGGACGTTGATACGCCGGAGATGCTTGCCTACGCTGAGCGTCGCCTGCTAGAAATGACCCCGTCTGTTCGGTCATAA
- the hemH gene encoding ferrochelatase, whose protein sequence is MTPRQFLQLYRYDDRLVRGGYFSSAPLPVNSGETVGVVLLNLGGPEHVEDVEPFLYNLFMDPAIIDIPLKGIARHWLCRLIARLRAKKVGKDYELIGGGSPLNRLTREQAQALERLLNRRFGQPAGVHFRTYVAMRYWHPFSEEAARQMQTEGVDKVVLLPLYPQYSKTTTGSSLLYWWMLEQTGEIPRWPTTYIYEYAAHPKYIQALSERIDEALQRFPKGMRAEVHLVFSAHGTPLLEMKERRDPYCCLIHSTVDRVMAYRKHDLPYHVSFQSKVGPGEWLTPSTPDKLAELAQQGVRAVLMVPVAFVTDHIETSFELDIEVREEAEQLGITHYEVMPALNCHPLFIEALAEVTVAQLQLPISPATPGASGDGVSTAPAYPLRPLDELPRYHPRVRKTRCHQCEHITEARCWIPSECEPARERAESTAPPKPSVSSKRPAS, encoded by the coding sequence ATGACGCCTCGGCAGTTTCTGCAGCTTTATCGGTATGACGACCGTCTGGTTCGGGGAGGGTATTTCTCCTCGGCACCGCTTCCGGTCAACTCTGGTGAAACGGTAGGCGTGGTGCTGCTCAACCTGGGCGGCCCGGAACATGTGGAAGATGTGGAGCCCTTCCTGTACAACCTGTTCATGGATCCTGCTATTATTGATATTCCTCTGAAAGGAATTGCGCGCCACTGGCTCTGCCGGCTGATAGCTCGGCTGCGGGCAAAAAAAGTGGGCAAGGACTATGAGCTGATCGGAGGCGGATCCCCACTCAACCGACTGACGCGGGAGCAGGCGCAGGCATTGGAGCGGTTGCTGAACCGGCGCTTTGGGCAACCGGCCGGCGTACACTTCCGGACCTACGTGGCCATGCGTTACTGGCACCCCTTCAGCGAGGAAGCGGCCCGGCAGATGCAAACAGAAGGGGTGGATAAGGTGGTGCTCCTGCCTCTCTATCCTCAGTACTCTAAGACCACCACTGGTTCCTCTCTCCTTTACTGGTGGATGTTGGAGCAGACCGGAGAAATTCCTCGGTGGCCTACTACGTATATCTACGAATACGCCGCCCATCCCAAATACATTCAGGCGCTGAGCGAGCGCATTGACGAAGCGCTGCAGCGTTTTCCTAAGGGAATGCGGGCAGAGGTCCACCTGGTCTTCAGTGCGCATGGCACGCCGCTCCTTGAAATGAAAGAACGCCGCGATCCCTACTGTTGCCTGATTCATTCTACGGTGGACCGTGTCATGGCCTATCGCAAGCACGATCTGCCTTACCACGTCTCTTTCCAGAGCAAAGTGGGACCGGGGGAGTGGTTGACGCCAAGCACGCCTGATAAGCTTGCCGAGCTGGCGCAGCAGGGCGTTCGAGCGGTGCTGATGGTTCCGGTGGCATTTGTGACCGATCATATTGAAACGTCTTTTGAACTGGACATCGAAGTGCGGGAGGAGGCAGAGCAGTTGGGAATCACCCATTACGAAGTGATGCCTGCGCTGAACTGTCATCCCCTGTTCATTGAAGCGCTGGCAGAAGTAACGGTAGCGCAGCTTCAGCTACCCATATCTCCTGCAACGCCTGGCGCCTCGGGAGATGGCGTTTCGACCGCCCCCGCTTATCCACTTCGGCCGCTTGACGAGCTGCCGCGGTATCATCCACGGGTGCGCAAAACGCGCTGTCACCAGTGCGAACACATCACAGAGGCGCGATGCTGGATTCCATCCGAGTGTGAGCCAGCGCGCGAACGCGCCGAAAGCACGGCGCCTCCGAAACCTTCCGTTTCGTCCAAACGGCCTGCTTCGTGA